Proteins encoded together in one uncultured Desulfosarcina sp. window:
- a CDS encoding permease, translating to MQESKTTSRLKNRNFNRLAAIDWLPAVFLVAAFLFLPAGSNSSTLNSLAIVFISIVLEAIPFMLMGSLVGGVIEAFLSRERMTALLPKRGWQTVCVAAAAGILFPVCECAVVPVVRRLVGKGFPFAAAIGYLLGGPIVNPVVAASTALAYAFDWRMVTLRLVGGYLLAVVIGLVMGRLFEKAPAILAIGVDPVSSPCGCMHDSHAPACGCDSPHAATAPVDWMDKAGAAFTHAKNDFLAVGHYLVIGAFIAALAQTYVERSLFIGLADIPAVSVLLMMSLAILLNLCSEADAFIAASFQGMMPVSAQLAFLLTGPMLDLKLLLMYRSLFTKRAIVALASLVAVMVFLFSMGCETLTGMRP from the coding sequence ATGCAGGAATCAAAGACCACCTCTCGTTTAAAAAACCGAAATTTCAATCGGTTGGCAGCCATCGACTGGCTGCCTGCGGTTTTTCTGGTGGCGGCCTTTTTATTCCTTCCCGCCGGGTCAAATTCGTCCACCCTGAATTCCCTGGCAATCGTTTTTATCAGCATCGTTCTGGAAGCGATTCCGTTCATGCTCATGGGCTCGCTGGTCGGCGGGGTGATCGAGGCGTTTTTAAGCAGGGAACGCATGACCGCATTGCTTCCCAAACGGGGCTGGCAGACCGTGTGCGTCGCGGCAGCCGCGGGTATTCTTTTCCCGGTCTGTGAGTGCGCCGTGGTTCCGGTGGTACGGCGGCTGGTGGGCAAGGGCTTTCCATTTGCCGCCGCTATCGGCTACCTGCTCGGCGGCCCCATCGTCAACCCTGTGGTGGCGGCATCCACCGCCCTGGCCTACGCCTTTGACTGGCGGATGGTGACCCTGCGCCTGGTCGGAGGCTATTTACTGGCCGTCGTCATCGGGCTTGTCATGGGGCGTTTGTTCGAAAAAGCGCCGGCAATCCTTGCCATCGGGGTCGATCCGGTTTCCTCGCCTTGCGGCTGCATGCACGATTCCCATGCCCCGGCATGCGGGTGCGACTCGCCCCATGCTGCCACGGCCCCGGTCGATTGGATGGATAAAGCGGGCGCGGCCTTTACCCATGCGAAAAATGACTTTTTGGCCGTGGGCCACTACCTGGTGATCGGAGCCTTTATCGCCGCCCTGGCGCAAACATATGTCGAACGATCCTTGTTTATTGGATTGGCTGATATTCCGGCGGTATCCGTGCTTCTGATGATGTCGCTGGCCATTTTGCTCAACCTGTGCTCCGAAGCCGACGCCTTTATCGCGGCCTCTTTCCAGGGAATGATGCCGGTTTCGGCACAACTGGCCTTTTTGCTGACCGGGCCGATGCTGGATCTCAAACTGCTTTTGATGTACCGGAGCCTTTTCACCAAACGCGCCATCGTCGCCTTGGCGTCCCTGGTTGCAGTCATGGTCTTTCTATTTTCCATGGGCTGTGAAACGCTCACCGGGATGCGTCCATGA
- a CDS encoding zinc ABC transporter substrate-binding protein: MNRAFVTFFLILCVVFGVASTAAAADKLPVFVSIVPQKFFVQQIGKDLVDVQAMVQPGASPATYEPKPRQMAALSGAKIYFSIGVPFEKAWLDKIAAANPQMTVVHTDDGIEKIPMAAHHHHEDHAGKDGEEKHHADDHEKGHHGHTGLDPHIWLSPPLVRIQARTITTALQTADPAHRDVYDANFRDFAGRIDQLDNDLRDTLAGRFGMSFMVFHPAWGYFAHAYGLKQMPIEIEGKDPKPARLQALIEHAREHNIHVIFVQPQFSTKSAELIAREIDGQVVAANPLAEDWMANLRQVADKFKAALK; encoded by the coding sequence ATGAACCGTGCATTTGTTACATTTTTCCTGATTCTTTGTGTGGTATTTGGCGTTGCGTCAACGGCCGCGGCGGCCGATAAGCTTCCTGTTTTCGTCAGTATCGTCCCCCAGAAATTTTTTGTGCAACAAATTGGCAAAGACCTGGTGGATGTCCAGGCGATGGTTCAACCCGGCGCCAGCCCGGCCACCTACGAACCCAAACCCAGGCAAATGGCCGCACTATCCGGGGCTAAAATCTATTTTTCCATCGGCGTTCCCTTCGAAAAGGCCTGGCTGGACAAGATTGCCGCCGCCAATCCGCAAATGACGGTGGTCCACACGGATGACGGCATTGAAAAAATTCCCATGGCAGCGCATCATCACCACGAAGATCATGCGGGCAAGGATGGCGAAGAGAAACACCATGCGGACGATCATGAAAAAGGCCACCATGGGCATACCGGTCTCGATCCGCATATCTGGCTGTCCCCGCCCCTGGTGCGGATTCAGGCGCGAACGATCACAACCGCCCTGCAGACCGCCGATCCCGCCCATCGGGATGTGTACGACGCCAATTTTCGTGACTTCGCTGGCCGGATCGATCAACTGGACAATGATTTGAGAGATACCCTTGCAGGAAGGTTTGGCATGTCGTTCATGGTTTTTCATCCGGCCTGGGGCTATTTCGCCCATGCCTATGGCCTCAAGCAGATGCCCATCGAGATCGAGGGCAAGGACCCCAAACCGGCCCGGTTGCAAGCGTTGATCGAACATGCTAGAGAACACAACATCCACGTAATTTTCGTGCAGCCCCAGTTCTCCACCAAAAGCGCCGAACTGATCGCCCGGGAAATCGACGGCCAGGTCGTGGCGGCCAATCCTCTGGCTGAAGACTGGATGGCCAACTTGCGTCAGGTTGCTGACAAGTTCAAGGCTGCCTTAAAATAA
- a CDS encoding ABC transporter ATP-binding protein has translation MALVEINDVYFSYNGDTVLEDIHLDVRQGDFIAMIGPNGGGKTTLLKLMLGLLKPNSGTIRINGDSPRKASSCIGYVPQDVHINSRFPITAMDVVLMGKLDPKKRWARKTAANRREALDTLEQMEMGAHAEKKIGELSGGQRQRVFIARALVTRPKLLLLDEPTASIDTRGQADFFKLLEKLNREITIVVVSHDLLVISRYIKSVACVNRRLHYHDQAEITGDMLETMYPCTVEETCPVELIAHGHLPHRVLRQHEDDR, from the coding sequence ATGGCTCTGGTTGAAATCAACGACGTCTATTTTTCCTATAACGGCGATACGGTTCTCGAGGACATCCATCTGGATGTCCGCCAGGGGGACTTTATCGCCATGATCGGACCCAATGGCGGCGGCAAAACCACACTGCTGAAATTGATGCTGGGGTTGTTGAAACCGAATTCCGGCACGATCCGCATCAATGGCGATTCCCCGCGCAAAGCGTCTTCGTGCATCGGCTACGTGCCCCAGGACGTCCACATCAACAGCCGGTTCCCCATTACCGCCATGGATGTGGTTCTGATGGGGAAGCTGGACCCGAAAAAGCGCTGGGCGAGAAAAACAGCGGCCAATCGCCGGGAGGCCCTGGACACCCTGGAACAAATGGAGATGGGAGCCCACGCCGAAAAAAAGATCGGTGAACTGTCCGGCGGGCAGCGCCAGCGGGTCTTCATCGCCAGGGCACTGGTCACCCGGCCCAAGCTGCTGCTGCTGGACGAACCCACGGCCAGCATCGACACAAGAGGGCAGGCCGATTTTTTCAAGCTTCTGGAAAAACTCAACCGGGAAATCACCATCGTCGTGGTCAGCCACGACCTGCTGGTCATTTCCCGCTACATCAAATCCGTTGCCTGCGTGAACCGGCGGCTGCATTACCACGACCAGGCGGAAATTACCGGCGACATGCTCGAAACCATGTATCCTTGCACCGTCGAAGAGACGTGCCCCGTCGAGCTGATTGCCCACGGGCATCTTCCGCACCGGGTGTTGCGGCAACACGAGGATGATCGATGA
- a CDS encoding metal ABC transporter permease codes for MLEALQFEFMRNALMAGLLAAVICGIMGTLVVVNRIVFLSGGIAHAAYGGIGLSFFFGWPYMAGTIGFSLFAAMLMAAITLQAKHRADTIIGVIWALGMAFGIILLDLTPGYHVDLMSYLFGSILTVPDSDLWTMLVMAAVIAVFVVGYYNDLLALSYDEEFAQVRGVPVRGLYFTMIGMLAITIVMVIQVVGLILIIALLTIPPFIAEKYATSLFQMMAGSSLLGALFTMTGLWLAYRFDLTSGASIILVSGVAFLIILGIEKLRLSARKASGR; via the coding sequence ATGCTTGAAGCCCTGCAATTCGAGTTCATGCGCAATGCCCTGATGGCCGGTCTGCTGGCCGCCGTCATCTGCGGCATCATGGGCACGCTGGTGGTGGTCAACCGCATCGTCTTTCTTTCCGGCGGCATCGCCCACGCCGCATACGGCGGCATCGGACTTTCCTTCTTCTTCGGTTGGCCCTATATGGCCGGAACCATCGGATTCTCGCTGTTCGCCGCCATGCTGATGGCGGCCATCACCCTGCAAGCCAAACATCGCGCCGATACGATCATCGGCGTAATCTGGGCGTTGGGCATGGCTTTCGGGATTATCTTGCTGGACCTGACGCCGGGGTACCATGTGGACCTGATGAGCTACCTGTTCGGCAGCATCCTCACGGTGCCGGACAGCGACTTGTGGACCATGCTCGTCATGGCCGCGGTGATCGCGGTTTTTGTCGTCGGCTACTACAATGACCTGTTAGCGCTCTCCTATGACGAGGAGTTCGCCCAGGTTCGGGGCGTACCGGTCAGGGGCCTGTATTTCACCATGATCGGAATGCTGGCGATCACCATCGTCATGGTCATCCAGGTGGTGGGCTTGATTCTGATTATCGCTTTGTTGACAATCCCGCCTTTCATCGCCGAAAAATATGCCACCTCCCTGTTCCAGATGATGGCGGGGTCAAGCCTTCTGGGAGCCCTGTTCACCATGACCGGCCTATGGTTGGCCTACCGGTTCGATCTGACCTCGGGCGCTTCGATCATCCTGGTTTCCGGGGTCGCTTTTTTAATTATCCTGGGCATTGAAAAACTGCGCCTGTCCGCACGCAAAGCCAGTGGACGTTAA
- a CDS encoding transcriptional repressor codes for MCHQCNYEALLTEAKLDPTENRRRVLEVIGNNRFPLSAGDIYQTVERTGSINRVTVYRILDLLLDHGLVERISTGGRAFCYGMAPNENHRPHPHFYCKRCGRMDCLSPESLTIDIDALLQTFPGRIDKVEVRVDGVCKDCLK; via the coding sequence ATGTGCCATCAATGCAATTATGAAGCGCTGTTAACCGAAGCGAAACTCGATCCCACCGAAAACCGCCGGCGCGTACTGGAAGTCATCGGCAACAATCGGTTCCCCCTTTCTGCCGGCGATATTTACCAGACGGTGGAGCGCACCGGCTCCATCAACCGGGTAACGGTCTACCGCATCCTGGATCTTTTGTTAGACCACGGCCTGGTGGAGCGCATCAGCACCGGCGGCCGGGCCTTTTGTTACGGGATGGCGCCCAACGAAAATCACCGGCCCCATCCCCATTTTTACTGCAAACGCTGCGGCCGCATGGACTGTTTGAGTCCGGAAAGTCTTACGATTGATATCGATGCGTTGTTGCAGACCTTTCCCGGTCGCATCGACAAGGTGGAAGTCCGAGTGGACGGGGTGTGCAAGGACTGCCTGAAATAA